A region from the Coffea eugenioides isolate CCC68of chromosome 9, Ceug_1.0, whole genome shotgun sequence genome encodes:
- the LOC113783686 gene encoding wall-associated receptor kinase-like 1, with the protein MFLGCGNALLHLIDGSQQILSGCTSMCNRTATITGCYGINCCQASIPYYLSQYSLQLTASENFTSSTCAYAFLVDQNWELEIYTSKVFLKNAPVVWSWPLNHSQIQTISGCSAQNSSLQLKSSSITTYQCECSALGDDTWFYQINPYLDGACKHAVAEIRRKGNRTAIITGTAVGAGMLILLIITFCSYKVVKKIHENKRKEKFFRKMLKQQLPAEDIENAKLFTAKELSNATDNFNENRILGQGGQGTVYKGMLNDGKIVAIKKAKNVNDMRFEEFVNELVLLSQVNHRNVVKLLGCCLQTEVPLLVYEFIPNGTLHSLIHNQNEVEFPFTWNLRLRIATEIAGALAYLHSQISVPILHRDVKSSNVLLDEKYIAKVADFGTSRSIEVDKTHLTTGVKGTFGYLDPEYFQTSQYTEKSDVYSFGVVLVELLTRQKPISSTQTAEAHDGVSLVDRFIKSMNQNSLQMILDPQILDERNQNEVVLVAKLARRCLNATGKTRPTMKEILTELESTKLSKGDSTVDADFQGPSCIEKLPVGIVGDPDTYTWTSGSDPVESSSDAYPFLSNLV; encoded by the exons ATGTTTCTTGGATGCGGTAATGCCCTCTTACATTTGATAGATGGCAGTCAGCAGATCTTGTCTGGTTGCACCTCAATGTGTAACAGAACCGCGACAATTACCGGTTGCTATGGCATCAATTGTTGTCAGGCAAGCATTCCATACTACCTCAGCCAATACAGTTTGCAGTTAACAGCGTCGGAGAACTTCACATCTAGCACCTGTGCTTATGCCTTCTTGGTTGACCAAAACTGGGAGTTGGAGATTTATACTTCAAAAGTATTTCTAAAAAATGCTCCTGTTGTGTGGTCCTGGCCCCTGAATCATTCTCAAATTCAAACCATCTCAGGTTGCAGTGCCCAAAATAGCTCCCTTCAGTTAAAATCCAGCAGTATTACCACTTATCAGTGTGAATGCAGCGCCTTAGGAGATGATACTTGGTTTTATCAAATCAATCCGTACTTAGATGGCGCCTGTAAACACG CCGTTGCCGAAATCAGGCGCAAGGGGAACAGGACAGCGATTATTACTG GTACTGCCGTCGGAGCTGGCATGTTGATTCTTTTGATCATTACATTTTGTTCGTACAAAGTAGTGAAGAAGATACACGAAAATAAGCGCAAAGagaaatttttcagaaaaatgTTAAAACAACAGTTACCTGCCGAGGATATTGAAAATGCAAAGCTTTTCACTGCTAAGGAATTAAGCAACGCCACTGACAATTTCAATGAAAATCGAATACTTGGTCAAGGTGGTCAAGGTACAGTATATAAAGGGATGTTAAATGATGGAAAGATAGTGGCAATCAAAAAGGCGAAAAATGTGAATGACATGCGCTTTGAGGAATTCGTGAATGAGTTGGTCCTTTTGTCGCAAGTCAATCACAGGAACGTAGTAAAACTCCTAGGCTGTTGTTTGCAAACAGAAGTTCCCCTACTGGTTTACGAATTCATCCCCAATGGAACCCTTCATAGCCTCATTCATAATCAGAATGAAGTTGAATTCCCCTTCACTTGGAACTTGAGACTAAGAATAGCCACGGAGATAGCAGGGGCATTGGCATATCTGCACTCACAAATCTCAGTTCCCATCTTGCATAGAGATGTCAAATCCAGCAATGTACTTTTGGATGAAAAGTACATAGCCAAAGTAGCAGATTTTGGAACTTCCAGGTCCATTGAAGTTGATAAAACTCACTTAACTACAGGTGTTAAGGGGACTTTTGGCTATTTGGATCCAGAGTACTTTCAGACGAGTCAGTACACGGAGAAAAGTGATGTTTACAGCTTTGGAGTTGTTCTTGTCGAGCTACTAACAAGACAAAAGCCAATATCCTCCACACAAACAGCAGAAGCTCATGATGGTGTGAGTTTGGTGGACAGATTTATAAAATCCATGAACCAGAATTCTCTGCAAATGATTCTTGATCCTCAAATTTTAGATGAAAGAAATCAGAATGAGGTTGTTCTTGTTGCTAAACTTGCACGACGATGCCTAAACGCAACCGGGAAAACAAGGCCAACTATGAAGGAAATACTCACGGAGTTGGAAAGCACTAAATTGTCCAAAGGGGATTCAACTGTTGATGCAGATTTTCAAGGTCCAAGTTGTATTGAAAAGTTGCCTGTTGGCATTGTTGGGGATCCTGATACATACACCTGGACAAGTGGAAGTGATCCTGTTGAGTCATCTTCAGATGCCTACCCTTTTCTGAGTAATCTAGTCTAA
- the LOC113783142 gene encoding wall-associated receptor kinase-like 1 codes for MTAQFGTGDMRLISVLFLFLYLVVLSSGATRFPMAKPGCRDTCGTVTIPYPFGIGPGCALNQAYTINCTDGVDSSMDGSRPYLTIRPQGGSLQFRQVLEVSLRGQTVTINTTTSAVCWDQGQVDLPLLDPVLNGTPFLYSPEHDKLMLVGCGNVLLTLGFDSPEILSGCTSMCSGRKTPGCYGINCCQASFPYYISQYSLNLTASQNLTSRTCSYALFVDQKWNLDDYLNPLKDPFFPVVWSWTLPNYSDIDAISGCSPKNSSLQLESGNISSYQCECRTLGGDTWFYQINPYLDGACQEGATIGAGVLIFMIIISISYNALKKRWNNRRKEKFFKRMLQQQLPADDIENTKLFTAKELSKATDGFNNDRILGRGGQGTVYKGMLTDGRIIAIKKAKNVDDSRFEEFVNEVVILSQLNHRNVVKLLGCCLETEVPLLVYEFIPNGTLYSLIHNQNDDEFPFTWNLRLRIASEIAGALAYLHSQISVPILHRDVKSSNVLLDEKYIAKVADFGTSKTIEVDKTHLTTAVKGTFGYLDPEYFHTSHYTDKGDVYGFGVVLVELITRQKPISSTPISSMQTGEDNFCMSLVERFLKSMNQNSLQTILDSQLVDERYENEVIFVAKLARQCLNSTGKMRPTMREILLELESIKLSKRDSTIDTKFQSPSCIENLADGIVGNTDTYCTWTSGSDTVESSSDAHPFL; via the exons ATGACTGCACAATTTGGTACGGGTGATATGAGGTTAATCTCTGtgttgtttttgtttctttaccTCGTTGTTCTGTCATCTGGGGCGACAAGATTTCCAATGGCGAAGCCAGGGTGCAGAGATACCTGTGGGACTGTGACAATTCCCTACCCTTTTGGAATTGGTCCTGGTTGTGCTCTCAATCAAGCTTACACCATCAATTGTACCGATGGAGTTGACAGTTCCATGGACGGTTCAAGGCCATATCTGACCATTCGACCGCAAGGAGGGTCCTTACAATTCAGGCAGGTGCTGGAAGTGTCCCTGAGGGGCCAAACTGTAACCATAAATACTACAACATCTGCAGTTTGCTGGGATCAAGGGCAAGTCGATCTGCCCTTGCTCGATCCTGTCCTTAATGGAACCCCTTTCTTATACTCTCCAGAACACGACAAGCTGATGCTTGTTGGCTGTGGTAATGTTCTCCTCACTTTGGGTTTTGACAGTCCGGAGATTTTGTCTGGTTGCACCTCAATGTGTAGTGGCAGAAAGACACCCGGTTGCTATGGCATCAATTGTTGTCAAGCAAGTTTTCCTTACTACATCAGCCAATACAGTTTGAACTTAACAGCCTCACAGAACTTAACATCTCGTACCTGTTCATATGCCTTGTTTGTAGACCAAAAGTGGAACTTAGATGATTACTTGAACCCTTTAAAAGATCCATTCTTTCCTGTTGTCTGGTCCTGGACCCTCCCAAATTATTCAGATATTGATGCCATCTCAGGCTGCAGTCCCAAAAATAGCTCCCTTCAATTAGAATCCGGGAACATTTCCAGTTACCAGTGTGAATGCAGAACCTTAGGAGGTGATACTTGGTTTTATCAGATCAACCCATACTTAGATGGCGCATGCCAAGAAG GTGCTACCATAGGAGCAGGCGTGTTAATTTTCATGATCATTATTTCAATATCATACAATGCACTGAAGAAGAGATGGAACAATAGGCGCAAAGagaagtttttcaaaagaatgTTACAACAGCAGTTACCCGCTGATGATATTGAAAACACAAAACTTTTCACTGCAAAGGAATTGAGCAAGGCTACTGACGGATTCAACAACGATCGAATACTAGGTCGCGGTGGTCAAGGCACGGTATACAAAGGAATGTTGACTGATGGAAGGATTATAGCAATCAAAAAGGCTAAAAATGTTGATGACAGCCGCTTTGAAGAATTCGTCAATGAGGTGGTCATTCTGTCACAACTCAATCACAGGAATGTGGTAAAGCTCCTAGGTTGTTGTTTGGAGACAGAAGTTCCTTTACTGGTTTATGAATTCATCCCCAATGGAACCCTTTACAGTCTCATTCATAATCAGAATGATGATGAATTCCCCTTCACTTGGAACTTGAGACTAAGAATAGCCTCGGAGATAGCAGGTGCATTGGCATATCTGCACTCGCAAATCTCAGTTCCCATCTTGCATAGAGATGTCAAATCCAGCAATGTACTTTTGGATGAAAAGTACATAGCCAAAGTAGCGGATTTTGGAACTTCAAAGACCATTGAAGTTGATAAAACTCATTTAACTACAGCAGTGAAAGGGACATTTGGCTATTTGGACCCAGAATACTTCCACACAAGCCATTATACAGACAAAGGTGATGTTTACGGCTTTGGAGTTGTTCTTGTTGAGCTAATAACAAGACAAAAGCCAATATCTTCCACACCAATATCTTCCATGCAAACAGGAGAAGATAACTTTTGCATGAGTTTGGTAGAAAGGTTTTTGAAATCCATGAATCAGAATTCTCTGCAAACGATTCTTGATTCTCAACTTGTAGATGAAAGATATGAAAACGAGGTTATTTTTGTTGCTAAGCTTGCACGACAGTGCCTAAACTCAACGGGGAAAATGAGGCCAACAATGAGGGAAATACTTTTGGAGTTGGAAAGCATTAAATTGTCCAAACGTGATTCAACTATTGATACAAAATTTCAAAGTCCAAGTTGTATTGAAAATTTGGCTGATGGGATTGTTGGGAATACTGATACATATTGTACATGGACAAGTGGAAGTGACACTGTTGAGTCATCTTCAGATGCTCACCCTTTTCTGTAG
- the LOC113783141 gene encoding wall-associated receptor kinase-like 1: protein MARPGCNETCAGNAVTIPYPFGIGRDCAMNESYIVTCNHSFANSSNATSSKPCLSQLNLEVLNVSLSSQTITVRTPVPQTCAGQDKITFWNGSDLSRSPFFYSKDDNKLMLFGCGNALLNQDPDNQVLSGCTSMCQINSSITGCYGINCCATSVPFYINKYQLNYTITNFNNSCASAFLADQSWTPGRLSEPFIRRSLASVPVVLSWTLDGPVANPDCFLSESPLELESGHILRYQCECQLFGTGTFVYKINPYLDGACNYAMSVILGRGKKNNIAAIGSSAILTEKFKPIIAIWICTGASAGVGVVFLIIATLYKVVKKRRTKKRQEKFFKRNGGLLLQQQCSADEGGVEKTMLFSAKELNKASDGFNTNRILGQGGQGTVYKGMLTDGRIVAIKKSKKVDESQLEQFINEVVILSQINHRNVVKLLGCCLETEVPLLVYEFIPNGTLFTLIHNGNNEELPLTWNLRLRIAIEVAGALAYLHSAVSIPIFHRDIKSSNILLDEKYVAKVSDFGTSRSVTIDKTHLTTVVKGTFGYLDPEYFQSSQFTEKSDVYSFGVVLAELLTRQKPISSATTDEDYNLSLATRFLMSMEQDSLKNILDPELINQGNEQEVTAVAKLAQRCLNLNGKKRPTMKEVAIGLESIKISSVQSTTPENFQNPSHIEGKSVVFSDNNYTWTTEGDSFRSVSDVHPLMNKH from the exons ATGGCGAGGCCTGGATGCAACGAGACCTGTGCAGGCAACGCTGTAACAATTCCATACCCATTTGGAATTGGTCGTGATTGTGCTATGAATGAATCATATATTGTAACTTGTAACCATTCCTTTGCCAATTCATCAAACGCCACTTCTTCGAAGCCATGTCTGAGCCAACTCAACCTGGAGGTGCTGAATGTGTCGCTGAGCTCCCAAACCATAACTGTCCGGACTCCGGTGCCTCAAACTTGTGCAGGTCAAGATAAAATTACCTTCTGGAATGGCAGTGACCTCTCTCGAAGTCCTTTCTTTTACTCTAAAGATGACAATAAACTGATGCTTTTTGGATGTGGTAATGCTCTGCTCAATCAGGATCCTGACAATCAGGTCTTGTCAGGATGCACGTCCATGTGCCAAATAAACAGCAGCATAACCGGTTGCTATGGCATCAATTGTTGTGCAACAAGCGTTCCGTTCTATATTAATAAATACCAACTGAACTACacaatcacaaatttcaacaattCATGTGCTTCTGCCTTCTTGGCAGACCAAAGTTGGACGCCGGGGAGACTTTCGGAGCCTTTCATCCGAAGATCCTTGGCATCTGTTCCTGTTGTTTTGTCCTGGACCTTAGATGGTCCTGTTGCCAACCCAGATTGCTTTCTGTCAGAGAGCCCACTCGAACTAGAATCCGGCCACATTCTGCGTTACCAGTGTGAGTGTCAGTTATTCGGAACAGGAACTTTTGTCTACAAAATCAACCCGTATTTGGATGGTGCATGTAATTATG CCATGTCTGTGATCTTGGGAAGAGGAAAGAAGAACAATATAGCTGCTATT GGATCAAGTGCAATATTAACAGAAAAATTCAAGC CAATCATTGCAATATGGATTTGTACAGGTGCTTCTGCAGGTGTTGGAGTAGTATTTCTCATAATAGCTACCTTGTACAAAGTAGTGAAAAAGAGGCGCACCAAAAAACGCCAAGAGAAATTTTTTAAGCGAAATGGAGGTCTTTTGTTGCAACAACAGTGTTCTGCTGATGAAGGTGGGGTTGAGAAAACAATGCTATTCTCTGCTAAAGAATTGAACAAGGCCAGTGATGGATTCAACACAAATCGCATACTAGGTCAAGGAGGTCAAGGTACAGTTTACAAAGGGATGCTAACAGATGGTAGAATTGTGGCAATCAAGAAGTCAAAAAAGGTTGATGAAAGCCAATTGGAACAATTCATCAACGAGGTTGTCATTCTTTCACAAATCAATCATAGGAATGTGGTAAAGCTTCTAGGTTGTTGTCTGGAGACAGAAGTCCCACTACTAGTTTATGAATTTATTCCCAATGGAACCCTCTTTACCCTCATACATAATGGGAATAATGAGGAGCTTCCCTTGACTTGGAATTTGAGACTAAGAATAGCCATCGAGGTAGCTGGAGCATTGGCATATCTGCACTCAGCAGTTTCAATTCCAATCTTCCACAGAGATATCAAATCCAGCAATATACTTTTGGATGAAAAATACGTAGCAAAAGTATCAGACTTTGGAACTTCAAGGTCCGTGACAATTGACAAAACTCACTTAACTACTGTAGTTAAAGGGACTTTCGGCTATTTGGATCCAGAATATTTTCAGTCAAGCCAGTTTACAGAGAAAAGTGATGTTTACAGCTTTGGGGTGGTCCTTGCTGAGCTTTTGACAAGACAAAAGCCAATATCCTCAGCAACAACAGATGAAGATTATAACTTGAGTTTGGCAACAAGGTTCCTGATGTCCATGGAACAGGATTCTCTCAAAAATATTCTTGATCCTGAACTCATAAATCAAGGGAATGAACAGGAGGTTACAGCAGTTGCTAAACTTGCACAACGATGTTTAAACTTAAATGGGAAGAAAAGGCCAACTATGAAGGAAGTTGCCATTGGATTGGAAAGCATTAAAATATCATCAGTGCAGTCAACTACTccagaaaattttcaaaatccaaGCCACATTGAAGGAAAATCTGTCGTGTTTTCTGATAACAATTATACATGGACAACTGAAGGTGATAGCTTTAGATCTGTTTCAGATGTCCATCCACTTATGAATAAGCACTAG